A segment of the Sphingobacterium oryzagri genome:
TTTTCCGTAAGCCAACAAGGCGTATAAACTAAAAAACACGAAAAAGAACAATAGGCCGAAGGTATAATACAAAGCCATCGGTTTTGCATAAAAACCGAAAAGCTGTGGGCCGATTGTTTTGACCTGGTAAGCAAAATAGGCCCCAAGTCCGACCGGAGCTGCCTTCATCAAGATGAGGAGCAGCTGTTTCATCACTTCGTTGCCCGCGTTTAAAAAAGATGTAAACGCACTGGCTGCTTGGCCTGCACGCCGGGCAGCGATACCGACCAAAAAAGAAAAGATAACAAAAGCCAACATACTTTCCCGGGATAGTAAGTTGTTAAACTCGTTAACGGTCAAAAAACTAACGAGCTTATCACCCCAGCTGCTCTGGTCGTTCATCGGATTTTCAACGTTCGTGCTAGGCGCCATGCCCGCATTGACCGGAAAAAAGAACAGCGCAACGATAGTCATAATCGCTGCGATAATAATCGTGAGGAGGAACACGATACTCATCAAGCCGATGATTTTTCCCAGTTTGTTTTCTCCCTGAATATTGGCGACAGATGAGGAAATGGCAAAAAATAACAGGGGAATGATGGAAACAAAAAGCAGATTCAGGAAAATATCACCTAGCGGCTTGAGGTAGTCTACCCAAGGAGGAAGCCAAAGTCCGATGATACTACCGAGCGTTATCCCCACTAGCAGCAGCAATATGCTTCCGTAATTTTCCAATATCTTATGCATGGCAACGCTAAAATACTTGTTTTTTATATTAGTTTTGTGAGAAAAGCTGTTGCATATGGAATTTGTTACTACGGGAGACGGCTCCGCTACATTATATCATCCGGAAGTTGGAGAGCATTATCATTCTAAACATGGCGCGCTGCAGGAAAGCCGTCACGTGTTTTTGCATGCCGGGTTACAATTTTTTCTGGAAAAATCGGCGAAAAGTGAGGTGTCTGTATTAGAAGTAGGCTTTGGTACGGGATTGAATTTTTTGCTTAGTGCGGATTATGCTCTACAGCAGCATATCCATCTACGGTACTGCGGTATCGAAGCGTTTCCGTTAGCGGAAGACTTGCTTTTTCAGACTGGCTACGACCGCTTTGTCGATCCGGTGATATGGCAAGCGCTAGAGGAAAACTATGCTGCGGCACTGCAAAATGAGGTACAGTATAGCGATGGGGTGCGTTTAGCCATTGCACATCAAAAAGTATTAAGCTTTGCATCGTCCGAGCAATTTGATGTGATCTATTTTGATGCGTTTGCAGCCGTACATCAACCGGAAATGTGGACAGATGAAACGTTGGCACATGTTTGCCAGTATCTGCGACCCGGTGGTGTATTCGTTACTTACGCCATCACTGGCAATTTAAAACGGTCTATGAAGGCTTTGGGATTTTCGATAGAGAAAGCGCCTGGCGCACCCGGCAAGCGGGAGATGTTGCGTGCTGTAAAAAAATAAGAGCCATTTGATAATGGCTCTTATTTCTTAATTATTCATGACCGGAATGACCATCAGCACCGTGTGCGTGGCCATGTGCCAATTCTTCTTCCGTCGCTGGGCGTACCGCTAGGATTTCGATATCAAAGTTTAATGTTTTACCAGCCATTGGGTGGTTAAGATCTGCTACAACAGCTTCCGGTGTTACCTCAACAACAACCGCACGAAACTGGTTGCCTTGATTATCCTGTAACGGAATTACTTCACCCACTGGAGGAAGGCCTGTTTCGTTAAACATATCGGCAGGAAGTTGCGCAATAGCACGCTCATCTTTTTCACCGTAAGCATCAACCGCCGCTAATGTGAATGATGTTTTGTCGCCTTCACCTAATCCAGCGATGTTTTCTTCAAACTTAGGTAACATCATACCCACGCCATATAGGAAAGTTAACGGATTTTCAGTTGTTGTTTCTTCGACAAAAGATTTTTCGCCGTTTTCTTCGATCGTGTGAAGTTTGTAATTCAACGTAATTACGTTGTTGTTTTCTATTGCCATCTTACTTAATTTATTGGGGATGAATCCCAGTTATCATTTAACAGCTGTAGCAATGCGTGCACGGAATGCTGCGGTAAACTACAGGTCTTGTTTCGACAAAGGTATGCTTTTGATTCGATACCTTCCTTATCCTTTAACAGCGGTAAGTTACTTTTTGTTCCGCCCATTGTTATTTTGTTCGGGATATAATGTGCGTCAAGTTGTTTGCGCCACGTTAAGGCATCTTTTCCGGTGAGCGCAATTTCATTATTGCCATATACATGCTCGAGTAGTTGAATCGCCCAGTTGGAGTAGGCCGAACCATATTGTTTGATGTGCGGAAAGACATTAGCAAATAGTTGATCGGCTATGACTTGATAGTCTTGGTTGTCGAGCATTTCAGCCAGGCGATACAGTGCGCGCACCATGGTAGAAGAGGACGCAGGTATCACGTTATCCATAATCTCGCTTTTGCGTGCGATGAGTTTTTCAGCACTATCTGATGCCGTATAGTAAAATGTCTTATCGGCGTTATCGTAAAAATCGGCAATGGCGCGGATCGCTAACTTATCGGCCAGTTGTAGCCAAGATTCGTCAAATGCACATTCATAAAGCGCGATAAAGGCTTCAATGGTAAATGCATAATCATCTAGAAAGCCATTTATCTGCCGGTTTTTATCTGCTGGTTGGTGCAGCAAAACGCCGTCCTGATAACAATGCGTTTTAATAAATGTAGCAACCTGCAGAGCCAGCTGTAGATATTCTTCCTCCTGAAATACACGATAAGCATCCACCAAGCCTTTTAGCAGCAAGGCGTTCCACGTGCTGAGCTGCTTGTGGTCCAGCCCGGGATGTATGCGTTGGTCACGGTAGGTACGCAACTTTTCTTTAATTTCGAAAAGATAGTTTTCCCATTCGTCGGCACTAAAGCCACTTTCTGCGACCAGTTGTTTCGCATCGATGCTGCAATGCAATATATTGGTATGTTCCTCTTGCCAATTACCCGCTGCGCTGACATGGTAATATGCCAAGAATAACGGCGCATCATCGGCTAGTATATTTTCGATTTCCGTTTTGGAAAAAGTATAAAATTTACCTTCTACGCCTTCGCTATCGGCATCCAGCGCTGAAAAGAAACCGCCATTTTCGGCTTGCATTTCACGCTTAGCCCAGGCAATGGTTTCTGATACGACTCGTTTGTATTGCGGATTAGGGTTTTGCTGATAAGCTTCGCTGTAAAGCGCAATGAGCTGACCATTGTCATACAGCATTTTCTCGAAGTGCGGCACATGCCATTTTCCGTCTACAGCATAGCGCGCAAAGCCGCCGCCAACCTGATCGTAGATACCGCCATTTGCCATTTTTTCCAAAGTGAAATGCACGTGATCTAACAAGTTCTGGTTTTTTGATAGCGTAGCATAGCGCAAAAAGAAAAGCCAATTATTTGGCAACGGAAACTTCGGAGCGCGTGTATATCCGCCGTCTTGCTCGTCAAACTGCGCTATCCAGGGTTTGACTATTTCTTCCAAATCGGCAGCGCTATATTGTTCGGGAATAGGCGTAATGGGTAAGCGCTCGGCTTGTTGTATACCTTTAGTTAGTCGCTCGGCGTAATCGATCGCGACAGCAGGCGTTTCTTCCCACATTTGCGCAATTTGTAATAATACCTGTTGCCAATCATGTGGTTTAAAATAAGTTCCGCCGTAAATCGGCCGTCCGTCAGGCAGGCAAATGCAGTTTAATGGCCATCCGCCGGCGTTGGTCATCAGCTGTACCGCAATCATATAAATCTGATCGATATCTGGTCTTTCTTCCCGATCTATTTTTATCGGCACATAAAACTTGTTCATTGTTTCGGCAATCGCTTCGTTTTCAAAGCTCTCTCGCTCCATCACATGGCACCAGTGGCAGGCTGAATAGCCGATGCTAACAATGATCAGTTTGTTTTCGTCTTTGGCTTTCTGTAAAGCTTCGTCGCTCCAGGGCTTCCAATGGACGGGGTTTTCAGCGTGCTGCTGTAGGTATGGAGATGTCTCCTGTTGCAGTTTGTTGGCCATAAAACGAAGTTACACAAAATCTGTAAACTGCAGCCTGCTGGGTTTATCCTTCGGTAAGGATATTGTCAAGCTTCGCAGTATTGGCTGATAAGCTGGCGTAGTCTATGCCTTCCTCAAGTGTTAAGCAAGCCACGTGTGCGGTCTTGAGATTGACAAACTCATTTGCGACGTATTCGACAAGATCAGAAAGTCCGGGGTTGTGGCCGAAGACAAGTACCTGGTCGTAGTTTGCCGAAATATCGTTTATACGTTTTAAAATCAGCAGGTAATGGGCTTCATAAATACGAGGTTCCCACTGTATGTTTTCGGCGGGATAAGCTAACATCTCAGCAAAAATCTTGGCCGTTTGCGCAGCTCGGTTTGCTGTAGAAGAGATGATGAGTGTTTTTTCATCGATGGGTAGTAAGCGTTGTTTCAGTGTTTCTGCGATGCTCGCAGATCGTGCAATACCATGCTGGATTAGGTCACGTTCGCTATCTTTTTTCGTAAAAGTGTGTTCTTCGGCTTTGCCGTGACGAACAAGGTAAAGTGATTTTTTTTCCATAGCTAAATATACAAATGTTAGCGGAGTATTTTATTCCGACCTATTCGTGCTAGTTTACATTCTTGTTAACAATAATTAGCTATTTTTGTACAAAGGCCAAGCATCAATGGCCTTTGCTGTTTTTTTTTGCCCATAGGATTGATGCATCAAAAAAATAACAGGTGTATCGGTAAGCGGTATTTTACCGTTGTACAATAGAAAGGATACATAATGACAGATAATAACGACAAACTTCCCACGATATCACTAATTGTAGGACTCAAAAATAATTTATCTTATAGCAAGGTTTTTTACCAGAGTTTACGGAAGTTTCACCCGACAACAGAGCTTATTTTTGTGAGCTACGGCAGTAATGACGGCACGGATGAATGGCTTGATCAGTTGGATGATGAATATTTGAAGTATTATCATGACGTCGCACCGAAAACACTATCGGATACCTATAACAAAGGCGTGTCGTTGGCCACTTCCGAACTTGTCGCGTTTTTGCACAATGATATGATTATTTCATCGCATTTTGTAGCACCTTTACAGCAGGCTTATCGTCCCGGAACAGTTCTGTTTTATACCGTTGTGGAACCTCCAATTTTTGCAAAAGATGTACACGATTGGAAGATTATTGCGGATTTTGGTGCTGATTTAGAGACGTTAGACGCAGAAGGTTTTATTCGTTT
Coding sequences within it:
- a CDS encoding dicarboxylate/amino acid:cation symporter, with translation MHKILENYGSILLLLVGITLGSIIGLWLPPWVDYLKPLGDIFLNLLFVSIIPLLFFAISSSVANIQGENKLGKIIGLMSIVFLLTIIIAAIMTIVALFFFPVNAGMAPSTNVENPMNDQSSWGDKLVSFLTVNEFNNLLSRESMLAFVIFSFLVGIAARRAGQAASAFTSFLNAGNEVMKQLLLILMKAAPVGLGAYFAYQVKTIGPQLFGFYAKPMALYYTFGLLFFFVFFSLYALLAYGKKGPQLFWKNNIVPSLTALSTCSSLATMPANLNAAKKIGIPPAIANVVIPLGNTLYKNGSAISSILKIYVAFSMLGWDFFSWSTMLTAIGITVLVTIVAGGIPNGGYMGEMLMISIYGLPTEAIPAVMIIGTLVDPLATILNATGDTVAAMLVTRLAKEKFQVQED
- the mnmD gene encoding tRNA (5-methylaminomethyl-2-thiouridine)(34)-methyltransferase MnmD translates to MEFVTTGDGSATLYHPEVGEHYHSKHGALQESRHVFLHAGLQFFLEKSAKSEVSVLEVGFGTGLNFLLSADYALQQHIHLRYCGIEAFPLAEDLLFQTGYDRFVDPVIWQALEENYAAALQNEVQYSDGVRLAIAHQKVLSFASSEQFDVIYFDAFAAVHQPEMWTDETLAHVCQYLRPGGVFVTYAITGNLKRSMKALGFSIEKAPGAPGKREMLRAVKK
- a CDS encoding FKBP-type peptidyl-prolyl cis-trans isomerase is translated as MAIENNNVITLNYKLHTIEENGEKSFVEETTTENPLTFLYGVGMMLPKFEENIAGLGEGDKTSFTLAAVDAYGEKDERAIAQLPADMFNETGLPPVGEVIPLQDNQGNQFRAVVVEVTPEAVVADLNHPMAGKTLNFDIEILAVRPATEEELAHGHAHGADGHSGHE
- a CDS encoding thioredoxin domain-containing protein, whose product is MANKLQQETSPYLQQHAENPVHWKPWSDEALQKAKDENKLIIVSIGYSACHWCHVMERESFENEAIAETMNKFYVPIKIDREERPDIDQIYMIAVQLMTNAGGWPLNCICLPDGRPIYGGTYFKPHDWQQVLLQIAQMWEETPAVAIDYAERLTKGIQQAERLPITPIPEQYSAADLEEIVKPWIAQFDEQDGGYTRAPKFPLPNNWLFFLRYATLSKNQNLLDHVHFTLEKMANGGIYDQVGGGFARYAVDGKWHVPHFEKMLYDNGQLIALYSEAYQQNPNPQYKRVVSETIAWAKREMQAENGGFFSALDADSEGVEGKFYTFSKTEIENILADDAPLFLAYYHVSAAGNWQEEHTNILHCSIDAKQLVAESGFSADEWENYLFEIKEKLRTYRDQRIHPGLDHKQLSTWNALLLKGLVDAYRVFQEEEYLQLALQVATFIKTHCYQDGVLLHQPADKNRQINGFLDDYAFTIEAFIALYECAFDESWLQLADKLAIRAIADFYDNADKTFYYTASDSAEKLIARKSEIMDNVIPASSSTMVRALYRLAEMLDNQDYQVIADQLFANVFPHIKQYGSAYSNWAIQLLEHVYGNNEIALTGKDALTWRKQLDAHYIPNKITMGGTKSNLPLLKDKEGIESKAYLCRNKTCSLPQHSVHALLQLLNDNWDSSPIN
- a CDS encoding SixA phosphatase family protein, with the protein product MEKKSLYLVRHGKAEEHTFTKKDSERDLIQHGIARSASIAETLKQRLLPIDEKTLIISSTANRAAQTAKIFAEMLAYPAENIQWEPRIYEAHYLLILKRINDISANYDQVLVFGHNPGLSDLVEYVANEFVNLKTAHVACLTLEEGIDYASLSANTAKLDNILTEG